Below is a window of Uloborus diversus isolate 005 chromosome 3, Udiv.v.3.1, whole genome shotgun sequence DNA.
TTATAACGCAaacaaaaaggatttattttgtacacaactttgcaatattatagaaaatatgttataaaaagaaattattctataTAGCCGCCGTTAGCTGCCACCACTCGCTCAAGACGTGACCGGAACCGACCGCATGCATGTTTCACCTCCTTCCTGTCCACGTTGAGCACCACAACAGTAATGGTGGCTCTCAGCGCGTCCTTGGTATTATGAAATTTTGCGTTAACCTTTTCCTCAACTACGCCCCATAAGTAGTAATCGAGAGGATTGCAGTCCGGGCTGGAGGGTGGCCACAAGTCGGGTGTCCAGTGGTAGGGCATATTACTGTGAAGCCACGCTTGGGTTTTTCTCGACTTGTGGGCTGGCGCTGAGTCCTGCTGGAAGAGATAATCTCTTCCGGCGGCCACCATGTCCACCCGGGGCTTGACTACCGTTTCCAATACGTGAATGTATCCATCGGCGTTGATTCTGACGCCTTCTTCAAAGAATTGAGGTGGCATAACATCCCCTTCGCTGCTGATAACCACAATGACTATGACCGCTGCTGGAAATTTGGTGTGCATGACGGTGGGCACTTCTGAAGCATCCACTCAACTGACCTGAAGATAACACCTGAAGATAACCACTCAATAATCTCCTTTGGTGATTTACCGGCACGAAGGGACTCGAGGATCACTGCTCTTCTGTCTTGTTCCCGGCTGATGTTGTTGCTTGTTGTAACGTGTCTATATGCGCGCGCCTCGTGACGATATGAACTACACATTAGATAACCTATTCGCAAATATGCACTCaacaaccgctagagggcagttaataaacaaattccggatttacctcaacgaccctgtatatatcgtcgcctcagagcaaccgtGAGACATCTAATCCCggaaacaacagtaagatatcatgctggtgctctgaggcgacgaaatttaaaacatttttcagcaACATATTCGGAGGATTTAATGCTAGAATTCAGAGCTCTAAAGCTGATGTCCAGAAGTGTATCCTACATGTTACAGGTAAactatatttaaagaattataatttaaaaagaaattggatttttttttaaatttatttatttatttcttacttagCAAATCACACAAGTGAACTATTTTCACTAGGTGAATAAATTTACACGTTCAGCCCTCACTGATttgtaaacacaaaaaaaaaaaaaaaaaaataataataataataaatgtaaagaaaaaatggTCCAAATTGTCCCAAACGTGACTGTGGAATTACCCAAATATAAATGTAATTCAGTCTAAGGACAGCAGAGCTTAGCGTGACTAGTTTGAACATCTCTTAATTGCTAATGGAATCAGTAACGATATTTGCTCATCAGTTATCATAAAGGGGTTAAATAATTAGAAGttaattcaaaaagtttaaaaatttaagctAGTGATGAGTATAATGTTCACAGAATGATTTTGCTCAAAAGCagttgagattaaaaaaaataattaaaacatcaaAACTCCAATATTTCTTTTACAGCAAATGTTTAAGAATAATCGAAATTTCATCACAACTTAAACACAAcagtttgttgttttttaaacaatgaaaatacgtaacagaagaattttttttatcttatatATATTTTCGAGTTCATTCTTTCAAACATTGCAGAATTCATCTTTAGACTTAGGAAAACTAAAGggagagaagagaatgaaaggaaaaaaatatcactATTTACTTTGCTGATTATTCTAACTTATTcaaacttaaatagttttcttCACAAATACAACAAAACTACAACTTATGAAACTGAAAGTTACGCATAGCCTTGAATATACCTATTTGTAACATTTATAAAGCTGGTATTCATTTAAGAATGGTTTTAGATATTCTaggtttttaatgtttgaaatatgGACCTTTTTGACACAGCAGGCGGAAGATTAATTTTTTGAACTATAATGCGCATTTTTTCGgacttaatttgattttttaatgttatttaatctTTGAAACacgttttttaaatattcaatgcaGCTCTCTGTGGTGTAATTTTTCTAGCATAAGCATAAATTCTGTGAAATATACAGCAGTggtaaatagaaatatattatgaACGATAGCGAGTTCAACTTGACTTTCCTCTTCATGAGTGCCTAACTTCATATGAAGCTAAATTAGCAAACTTGACAGACGTTGAAGTCATCAAAACTTTTACGGAAACTTTTGATGACTTTGGGGGTTAAGTTAAACAGTAAGTCTTTTAAACAACGAATCGCTCATTTCTGCTTTTCGAGGTAAAGCAAATACTTTATCTGAAGCACAAGAAAGGTCTATTTTGGGGTCGTTTAATAAATATGGGTAAATTGAATTTAATTGAACGACTGAATATTTCTTTAGATATTTAATTCACGTTAGAAAGTAATGCACTGACggttcaaaacttgaaaaaaaattacgaaagaaAGGTATTGGATTTTTTCTCCCAAAATGTATATTCAGTTAACAATTTCAAAAACTCCAAATTATTCATAGCTTGAgcatccatgttattttttttacttcatcaGTGGCGACAAAAAAGTCATTCAGTTTAGGGATATTAAAAATCTgcttctccctcccccccccctttttttaacttttttttttttgttaaactataGTTTTTTTTACATGTGAGACGCAAGGGGTTTTCCGTAAAAGTAGTTGGAAAATTCAGTTATTTCCGTGAAAATTAGTGGTTTAAAACACCAGAATaagaaaagggaaaatatttattttaaaaaacttttaagaagaaaaaaattatgctgGAAAAACTGCAATTTCATAATTTGTATATAATTTAAGCTTAATATTTGATTCAGAAAACCGTTTAGTTTAAGCTGATATTgttaatttaattgtttgtttaaaatattgttacttgTACAAAGGGCAAAAGAACACAAGATTCAAAACTGTAGCTCAGTGATTTGTTTTAGTAGCATATTTAATGACACAAGCAGAAAGGAACTGACAACTTCAAAACTGCAGAGTTGCAGAGTAAATGTAGTAagttttatctcatcaaaaacaaccctgttctAAAAATTTCCCCACCAAGAAAACCCTTAAcgtttccgcacaaaaaagacgGCCTTCACACAtcttaaacccaaaaaccctcagacttaaaaagttatgatatctagttcgcccgccaagtatctctgccaaactatcatcctccctcttctcctctttcatcacacctacttctactagaacctcctcccaccttcaactcctcagaaatattaatagatcctttaaattgtttatcttgtttggcgggaagttttttgctcaccaagcaaccacttcactttgaaaatcttcccgccaaacaggataaacaatttaaaggatctattaatatttctgaggagttgaaggtgtgaggaggttctaatggaagtaggcgtgatgaaagaggagaagagggaggataaTAGTTTGGcagagatacttggcgggcaaactagatattataactttttaaggctgagggtttttgggtttaggatgtgtgaaggctttcttttttgtgcggaaaagttaaagggttttcttggtggggaaattttttacaaccgggttgtttttgatgagatatcacatctttttgcattgacaTTATGTACacgtaactatttaaaaaatatcacagtTCGTAACTTTAAGCAGATGAGAAATAAAAGCAAAGGTTTCCTATTACACTGTTTGTATTAAGCACgttatgtgtggggggggggagacgtgACCTGAAAATGTGTTAACCACATATGAGGGGGGCGTGAGCTTATGTCAATCTTCAAAGGGGTGCAGAGCCTGAAAGTTTGAGAACTCCTGTTCTACACCACTAACTAAAGTGATATCATATCTGCGAAAGTACactcaaaaatgaaacgctcaattttgacgattcggcaatcctcgagcactatttcgttattttctacgatcctttcgtcaccgaatcacgtgatatttgacgaaaccataaatctcaaatttttcacgaaataatttcgtcccgatttcgtcatattgcagtgcattctgggagttttcgtttcagtcttgtacttgctcgttaatttattttacggcagttattctaaaggattcataaaaaaggttagtatttattaaaatttgtatgtgcaatgtgccttttTTTATGTCttgttatatttttgtttagtgttgtgtttattgttgtatttaaaacacattaaaattgaaaactacctgttcgatttggtttggaattctgtataaactaactttgagtcacctccacgttaggcttaactagcgttattttttatttgcaaatgaaaatgtgtgttggttgacatttgtttccgaaaacgtacttcctttatttcgttagacaattgacaaagatgtccaaagcatttttacgaatttaaacttacataaaaaattccatcgtagctacagcaacgcagataataaatacagtgctttgataaatagcatagaactttgaagattttaatatcaacgttgaatatgttacatggttatgtgttttcattcttcttcatgaattttactaatataattctggtgaacgaagtgtttttgtttaataattcaaaattttttttactctgcatttttattttcttaaacaaatataccGCCCCCTAccccctctctaagtattggtatttttttcttcttctactctacatgtaatattttattaatacaataataatttatacagtagctctctcccaaaagtgtacgtaacacttatcactttcaatgaaatattgctctacccattaggtaagattaatattttggaatgggtaaacaatagatcttctatagttaattcttgacaaaactacatgaaatattttaatagaagaataaaatatgattttgaagaaattaataatcaaaaagtattaagaactttatctcacaaaagtgttcataaaaaatatcttttaataattgcttagcaaccttttaaacaagcccataaaaatcgaggaaaaaaagtgcttaatgcaattaaaaataaatgcaaactggctctcagcttatggttcggaaatgataccctccccccccccccttttttgttaggctcgttgaccggacttattaaagtcgcacaacatgttgtttatgtaatgtcattCCTTTCTGCAGCTGTCTTctgtttatgttgtatcaatacttcattatttgtcgagtctgtttctttcttttttcttttgaatggttttacttgcaaaataaaacatgaagtaaagtaagtattaatgTAATACAATGCATTTTgagttacaaagaaaatattaatttccataaagagcTATATCTTTactttgcagctaaatattttcaatatttttttcaatttttcccaaatttaaaataagttattgaaggtaaccttgattttaaaaaaaaggtaggttagcagcatgtttgaaaataataacaattataaagcgttctttgttgtttattttcacatttagtacgctaaattctatgttaatttgtgttacctgatttgtgataattatgaatttttccattatacatagtttttacagctgaaataaatgcagcattaattttattgccatatttgctgcctcaaggaattatcagcaaaaaaaaaaaaaaaaaaaaagaaaagaaaaaaaagggaattcccttcagaagcatttcatagaggaactactagtaagtccaaatttaagttagagtaatggtttttgctgtagacaaagtaaaatgtctatgtaaaatttcaattgaaaaattgaatggaaaataaaaagtatatgataaaaactagcaaACTTTGCTCGGTACGCTAGtcattattttcattacatacatttgaatctcttacttgcaattctgtcttagcgttgccCATGCTTGCATTAATGCCtatggagctatcttagtaaatcagtaaggttctaatca
It encodes the following:
- the LOC129218873 gene encoding uncharacterized protein LOC129218873, which codes for MHTKFPAAVIVIVVISSEGDVMPPQFFEEGVRINADGYIHVLETVVKPRVDMVAAGRDYLFQQDSAPAHKSRKTQAWLHSNMPYHWTPDLWPPSSPDCNPLDYYLWGVVEEKVNAKFHNTKDALRATITVVVLNVDRKEVKHACGRFRSRLERVVAANGGYIE